A window from Candidatus Methylomirabilota bacterium encodes these proteins:
- a CDS encoding HAD-IIIA family hydrolase → MRVTKNWRTQEVRQRAKRIRLLLLDVDGVLTDGWIIYGSAGLEVLAFHVRDGLAIKIAQASGITVALVSGRKSEALLRRAEELNLEEVHTGVEDKIAVYRQLLMRYRFDDAEVAYIGDDLPDLPLFRRAGLAIAVADAPSEVQSAAHLVTSLPGGRGAVRETVEWLLKSQGAWNRACADFLSNQG, encoded by the coding sequence GTGAGGGTCACAAAAAATTGGAGGACGCAAGAGGTCCGGCAGCGGGCGAAGCGGATTCGTCTGCTGTTGCTGGATGTAGATGGCGTCTTGACTGATGGCTGGATCATTTATGGCAGTGCAGGGTTGGAGGTGTTGGCCTTCCATGTGCGGGATGGGCTTGCCATCAAGATCGCGCAGGCGTCGGGGATCACCGTGGCGCTCGTGAGCGGGCGGAAATCTGAGGCCTTGCTTCGGCGGGCCGAAGAGCTCAACTTGGAGGAGGTACATACCGGGGTCGAAGACAAGATCGCTGTATATCGACAATTATTGATGCGGTATCGCTTCGATGATGCAGAGGTCGCCTATATCGGTGACGATCTTCCAGACCTTCCCCTATTTCGGCGGGCGGGTTTGGCCATTGCGGTCGCCGATGCCCCGTCAGAGGTGCAAAGCGCTGCGCACCTCGTAACGTCCCTTCCCGGTGGGAGGGGGGCGGTGCGGGAGACGGTGGAATGGCTTCTCAAATCCCAGGGAGCATGGAATCGGGCATGTGCGGATTTTCTGAGTAACCAGGGATAA